A window from Electrophorus electricus isolate fEleEle1 chromosome 7, fEleEle1.pri, whole genome shotgun sequence encodes these proteins:
- the strap gene encoding serine-threonine kinase receptor-associated protein, giving the protein MAMRQTPLTCSGHTRPVVDLAFSGITPYGYFLISACKDGKPMLRQGDTGDWIGTFLGHKGAVWGATLNKEATKAATAAADFSAKVWDAVTGDEVLTLAHKHIVKCVNFTQDSNCLLTGGNDKVLRIYDLSKPEADPQEFSGHTSAIKKALWCNSDQQILSAAEDKTIRLWDRNTKEIVKTLSFETSVSSMEYIPDGEILVITYGRTVAFYDAHMLELIKTVDAPASIHSASLHPDKDFFVAGGDDFKLYKYDYSTKEEMESYKGHFGPVHCVRFSPDGELYASGSEDGTLRLWQTAVGKTYGLWKCVLPEELSSENTDALYCPPAEIKA; this is encoded by the exons ATGGCGATGAGGCAAACCCCGCTCACCTGCTCCGGACACACCAGGCCTGTGGTGGACCTGGCCTTCAGCGGAATAACCCCGTATGGCTACTTCCTCATCAGTGCTTGTAAAG ATGGCAAACCGATGTTGCGGCAGGGAGACACAGGGGACTGGATCGGCACGTTCTTGGGTCATAAAGGCGCTGTTTGGGGGGCCACCTTAAACAAAGAAGCCACTAaagctgctactgctgctgctgatttCTCAGC AAAAGTCTGGGATGCAGTCACAGGTGATGAGGTTCTCACGCTGGCGCACAAGCACATCGTCAAATGTGTTAACTTCACGCAG GACAGTAACTGTCTTTTGACTGGTGGAAATGACAAAGTGCTACGCATATATGACCTCAGCAAGCCTGAAGCAG ATCCTCAGGAATTCTCTGGCCACACTTCTGCCATTAAAAAAGCTCTGTGGTGCAACAGCGATCAACAGATTCTTTCAGCTGCAGAAGACAAAACCATACG CCTGTGGGACAGAAACACAAAGGAGATCGTGAAGACTCTCTCATTTGAAACGTCTGTCAGTAGCATGGAATACATACCTGACGGGGAGATTCTGGTCATCACCTATGGAAGGACTGTCGCGTTCTACGACGCTCATAT GCTGGAGCTGATTAAGACCGTGGATGCCCCTGCCTCTATTCACTCTGCCTCACTGCACCCCGACAAAGACTTCTTTGTGGCAGGAGGCGATGACTTCAAGCTCTACAAATACGACTACAGCACCAAGGAGGAAATGG AGTCCTACAAGGGCCACTTTGGGCCCGTGCACTGCGTACGCTTCAGCCCAGATGGAGAGCTATACGCCAGCGGCTCCGAGGATGGGACCCTCCGCCTGTGGCAGACGGCCGTGGGCAAAACGTACGGCCTGTGGAAGTGCGTCCTCCCTG AGGAGCTGTCATCAGAGAACACCGATGCGCTGTACTGCCCCCCGGCTGAGATTAAAgcctga